From the Pomacea canaliculata isolate SZHN2017 linkage group LG4, ASM307304v1, whole genome shotgun sequence genome, one window contains:
- the LOC112561666 gene encoding F-box only protein 21-like has product MAAESQMRSSSFLHLPLEVFSQILKYNVLVDSDVCNVSRVCKKFHNFCFRNEIWKVKFRQRWPLSFRKWPNSQWFDLYKTRHLVASQVHQLVYSLAEDYYHRNDISNEGFYEFYKLFDLHPQASMFVLDELHLILFAGDSNAHLTERYYAEKAFYNLQHAALRSEIRQFLNLPPESQKIEIGAMMVSRWFQPGLAVSHDIVCKQLDDIADRVRKQLRQMLPDVHPASEKSYLEAGLTESLWTPTQCRQVLEAINIVLYQHMGFAPSETTSYMACNSYLDKVLEKKMGFPITLCILYSAVARRLGVVCELVNFPAYFLLRWKENPMAPTEGQYTFIDAYGHGQMLSHKECLEFLGQFGTDAVVATALYAATTTAKVLEIMARNLVRIARCLNHHGRDRTQMLRFAIGLHLAISPDDAEMQLMQVRLFLHLNINLKDAIENLRQVAAVDDVVSFLTKEIYTLMKENETRDNERHMVQEKLRKDNAEVHFSVGMVMKHKKYHYTCVIYGWDKEGRISEEWITQEGVGNLQGRPFQPFYNVLAEDGSNRYAAQENLVYAKDVKAITHPEVGKYFEKFTGKFYVPNKMKQEEYPDDAEMTGRLVTQYFLSTK; this is encoded by the exons atggcggcTGAGTCGCAGATGCGGTCTAGTTCTTTTCTTCATCTACCTTTAGAAGTTTTTTCTCAGATCTTGAAATACAATGTTTTAGTTGATTCTGATGTTTGCAACGTCTCTCGTGTTTGTAAGAAATTTCACAACTTTTGTTTTAGAAACGAAATATGGAAAGTCAAGTTTCGTCAAAG GTGGCCCTTGTCATTTAGAAAATGGCCTAACTCACAGTGGTTTGACCTGTACAAAACTCGCCACTTGGTAGCTTCGCAAGTTCATCAGCTTGTCTACAGTTTAGCAGAAGATTATTACCACAGGAACGACATTTCAAATGAAGGATTTTATGAATTTTACAAATTGTTTGATCTGCATCCTCAAGCATCTATGTTTGTTCTAGACGAATTGCATCTGATCCTTTTTGCTGGTGACAG caaTGCACATCTTACTGAAAGGTACTATGCagaaaaagcattttataaTCTGCAACATGCCGCTCTGAGGAGTGAAATCAGACAGTTCTTGAATCTTCCACCAGAAAGTCAGAAAATAGAAATAG GTGCCATGATGGTATCACGGTGGTTTCAGCCAGGGCTTGCTGTCTCACATGATATTGTCTGTAAACAGCTGGATGATATTGCAGACAGAGTGAGAAAACAACTGAGACAGATGCTTCCGGATGTGCATCCAGCTAGCGAAAAAAGTTATTTGGAAGCAG GTTTAACAGAAAGCCTGTGGACTCCCACTCAGTGTCGACAAGTGCTAGAAGCAATTAATATCGTTCTTTATCAGCATATGGGATTTGCACCCAGTGAAACAACATCCTATATGGCATGCAATAGTTACCTGGATAAA GTGCTAGAGAAAAAGATGGGTTTTCCAATCACGCTGTGCATCTTGTACAGTGCTGTGGCCAGGAGGCTTGGTGTTGTTTGTGAACTCGTCAACTTCCCTGCTTACTTCTTGCTACGATGGAAGGAGAACCCTAT GGCACCCACTGAGGGACAGTATACATTTATTGATGCATATGGGCATGGGCAGATGTTGTCTCATAAAGAGTGCCTAGAATTTCTGGGGCAGTTTGGCACAGATGCCGTAGTAGCAACTGCACTCTATGCAGCAACCACAACAGCAAAG GTATTGGAGATAATGGCCCGAAACCTGGTCAGAATTGCTCGATGCCTGAATCATCATGGCAGAGATCGAACTCAGATGTTGCGCTTTGCAATTGGTTTGCATCTGGCCATTTCTCCTGATGACGCTGAGATGCAGCTAATGCAAGTTCGCCTCTTTTTGCATCTCAACATCAATTTGAAGGAT GCAATAGAAAATCTTCGGCAGGTTGCAGCAGTGGATGACGTAGTGAGCTTTTTGACCAAAGAAATTTACACGCTTATGAAAGAGAATGAAACGAGGGACAACGAAAGGCATATG GTACAGGAAAAGTTGAGGAAAGATAATGCGGAGGTGCATTTTTCTGTTGGTATGGTGatgaaacacaaaaa gtACCACTATACATGTGTTATTTATGGCTGGGACAAAGAGGGTCGCATTAGCGAAGAATGGATTACACAGGAGGGAGTAGGGAATCTCCAAGGTAGACCGTTCCAACCTTTCTACAATGTTCTTGCTGAGGACGGAAGTAATCGATATGCTGCGCAAG aaaactTGGTGTACGCTAAAGATGTCAAAGCGATCACACATCCAGAAGTGggaaaatactttgaaaaattCACAGGGAAATTCTATGTtccaaacaaaatgaaacaagagGAGTATCCAGATGATGCAGAGATGACAGGCAGACTTGTGACCCAGTATTTTTTGAGCACGAAGTAA